From one Lycium ferocissimum isolate CSIRO_LF1 chromosome 5, AGI_CSIRO_Lferr_CH_V1, whole genome shotgun sequence genomic stretch:
- the LOC132058544 gene encoding agamous-like MADS-box protein AGL61 produces MADKKPLGRQKITMAKIENKDARYATFSKRRDGLNKKASELIGQYDLDIGIIIFSPTGKPYSFFHSTVDAVIDRYLNPNTLPSESNRLAAENSRNKVKELIVKLDEYDITKNDETDEKKLLEDIKEYDAEEVKKQEIWLKSIDESLRNGLMQLEKGASTSAQSPPYDAN; encoded by the coding sequence ATGGCAGATAAAAAGCCGCTAGGACGTCAAAAGATCACTATGgccaaaatagaaaacaaagaTGCCCGATACGCAACATTTTCAAAGCGTCGGGATGGTTTGAATAAAAAAGCTAGCGAATTGATTGGACAATATGATCTTGATATAGGAATAATAATCTTTTCTCCCACCGGTAAGCCTTACTCTTTTTTTCACTCTACTGTTGATGCTGTTATTGATCGCTATTTAAATCCAAATACGTTGCCAAGTGAAAGTAATCGTCTTGCTGCTGAAAACTCTCGGAACAAAGTGAAGGAACTAATAGTTAAACTTGATGAATATGATATCACAAAAAATGATGAGACTGACGAGAAAAAATTGTTGGAAGATATCAAGGAATATGATGCAGAGGAGGTGAAAAAACAAGAGATTTGGCTTAAGTCCATTGACGAGAGTTTGAGAAATGGTTTGATGCAGTTGGAAAAGGGTGCTTCTACCTCAGCACAATCCCCTCCATATGATGCTAATTAA